The Mytilus trossulus isolate FHL-02 chromosome 3, PNRI_Mtr1.1.1.hap1, whole genome shotgun sequence genome contains a region encoding:
- the LOC134711557 gene encoding WD repeat and FYVE domain-containing protein 2-like, with product MAAEIKPSQNKQGNTRKPVLISKLEGFQDDVNMAVIIPREDGVVTVSDDKTLRVWLKRDTGQYWPSICHTLPSEAASLTYNGETRRLFVGLNNGTISEFLLSEDYNKITQMRDYLAHQARVNCVKFSLNCEWVLSCSRDKYFQWHCSETGRRLGGYQVSAWCLCVEFDEQSKYAFVGDYSGQISVLKISNTNFDLIVTLKGHSGSVRSLSWDINRSWLFSGSFDQSAIVWDIGGRRGTAFELQGHRDKVLGLAYAAGCKQLLTGSDDCILGIWNMEAERQETPGWEESDTCQKCESPFFWNVRRIWESKTMGVRQHHCRKCGKAVCNKCSEKKSRLPILGFEYDVRVCEECFASISPEEKAPLATFHDMKHPIQYMYLEETRKRLLTVGKDRVVKIWDVSQVLH from the exons ATGGCAGCAGAAATAAAGCCATCACAAAATAAGCAAGGAAACACAAGAAAACCTGTTCTAATAAGTAAATTAGAAGGTTTTCAAGATGACGTCAATATGGCAGTTATAATCCCTCGGGAAGACGGAGTTGTCACTGTCAGCGATGACAA GACATTACGAGTATGGTTAAAAAGAGATACAGGACAGTATTGGCCAAGTATTTGTCACACATTGCCTT CTGAGGCAGCATCATTAACATACAATGGAGAAACTAGGAGACTATTTGTTGGATTAAATAATGGAACCATTTCA gaATTCCTGTTATCAGAAgactataataaaattacaCAAATGAGAGATTATTTAG ctCATCAAGCAAGagtaaattgtgtaaaattttcCTTGAATTGTGAATGGGTGCTTAGTTGTAGCCGAGATAAATATTTCCAGTGGCATTGTTCAGAGACTGGTAGACGATTAGGTGGATACCAAGTATCAGCATGGTGCCTTTGTGTAGA atttgatGAACAATCAAAATATGCTTTTGTTGGAGATTATTCTGGGCAGATATCagtgttaaaaatttcaaatacaaattttgatttaatagtGACTTTAAAGGGTCATTCAg GTAGTGTTAGGAGTTTATCATGGGACATCAATAGAAGCTGGTTATTCTCTGGAAGTTTTGATCAGTCTGCTATAGTTTGGGATATAGGGGGAAGAAGAGGTACAGCTTTTGAATTACAAGGTCACAG GGATAAAGTATTAGGTTTGGCGTATGCAGCAGGCTGTAAACAATTACTGACTGGTTCAGATGATTGTATATTAGGGATATGGAATATGGAAGCTGAAAGACAAGAG ACTCCAGGATGGGAAGAAAGTGATACTTGTCAAAAATGTGAATCACCATTCTTCTGGAATGTTAGGAGAATTTGGGAGAGTAAAACAATGGGTGTACGACAG CATCATTGTAGAAAATGTGGCAAAGctgtttgtaataaatgtaGTGAAAAGAAATCCAGACTACCAATTTTAGGTTTTGAGTATGATGTACGGGTATGTGAAGAATGTTTTGCCAGCATATCACCTGAAGA GAAAGCCCCACTAGCAACATTTCATGACATGAAGCATCCTATACAGTATATGTATTTAGAGGAAACAAGAAAAAGACTTCTTACTGTAGGAAAAGATAGAGTTGTCAAG ATATGGGATGTAAGTCAAGTCCTGCATTGA